A single genomic interval of Rhodothermales bacterium harbors:
- a CDS encoding uracil-DNA glycosylase family protein, with protein sequence MKPFSPLLKEVRACTICSAVLPLGPRPVLQLHPAARILLAGQAPGKKVHETGIPFDDPSGDRLREWLGVTRGVFYDPEQIAILPMGFCFPGSGKSGDLPPRPECASAWRTQLLDQLQNLELTIVLGRYALAYHFGQKNSSVTEIVRSWRTYGPEVVPLPHPSPRNNIWLRRNPWFETELLPSLRNRVSDVLSD encoded by the coding sequence GTGAAGCCGTTCTCGCCATTACTGAAAGAAGTCCGAGCATGCACCATCTGTAGCGCGGTCCTTCCACTCGGTCCCAGGCCCGTCCTCCAATTGCACCCGGCAGCCAGAATCCTGTTAGCGGGCCAGGCTCCTGGTAAGAAGGTTCATGAGACGGGGATACCATTCGACGACCCCAGCGGCGACCGCTTGCGCGAGTGGCTTGGTGTGACTCGCGGAGTGTTCTATGACCCGGAACAGATCGCGATACTTCCCATGGGATTCTGTTTCCCCGGTTCCGGGAAGTCGGGAGATCTCCCACCCAGGCCGGAATGTGCATCTGCATGGCGCACACAATTGCTCGACCAGCTTCAAAACCTTGAGCTCACCATCGTTTTGGGACGGTATGCACTGGCGTATCACTTCGGACAGAAGAATTCGTCCGTCACCGAAATCGTCAGATCCTGGCGAACATATGGGCCCGAGGTCGTACCGCTCCCGCATCCGAGTCCCAGAAACAACATCTGGCTGCGCCGGAATCCATGGTTCGAGACGGAGTTGCTTCCGTCGCTTCGAAATCGAGTTTCGGACGTTCTGTCCGACTAG
- a CDS encoding DNA-3-methyladenine glycosylase 2 family protein, with the protein MRRLTHKTLLLGVSELCFVDRDLARIVSRHGPPPLWARRPGYASLVRVILEQQVSLASAAAVYDRLRSAAGHVTPQAVIRIGESGLRQLGFTRQKAGYTHDIAKSIASGGLDLSAIARADDAVARTMLLKVRGIGPWTADIYRLMMLRRPDVWPDGDLALAEAVRRLRRLKSRPSTERQRQIASAWTPWRAVAARILWHFYLAEVGAPQRTD; encoded by the coding sequence ATGCGACGACTGACACACAAAACGTTACTCCTGGGCGTAAGCGAATTGTGCTTCGTTGACCGGGACCTCGCACGTATCGTATCCCGCCACGGCCCCCCTCCGCTATGGGCACGGCGTCCGGGATATGCCTCACTTGTCCGCGTCATCCTGGAGCAGCAAGTCTCTCTCGCTTCAGCGGCGGCCGTATACGACAGGCTAAGATCAGCGGCCGGGCACGTCACGCCGCAAGCGGTCATACGGATTGGTGAGTCAGGACTCAGGCAACTCGGGTTCACCCGACAGAAGGCCGGGTACACTCATGACATCGCGAAGTCCATTGCGTCGGGAGGCCTGGACTTGTCCGCCATCGCTCGCGCCGACGACGCCGTTGCCCGCACGATGCTTCTGAAAGTCCGCGGGATCGGCCCCTGGACCGCTGACATCTATCGGCTAATGATGCTTCGCCGTCCCGACGTATGGCCCGATGGCGACCTCGCACTCGCAGAAGCGGTGCGACGCCTCAGGCGCTTGAAATCTCGACCGTCGACGGAGCGACAGCGGCAGATCGCCTCAGCCTGGACACCCTGGCGAGCTGTTGCCGCGAGAATCCTCTGGCATTTCTATCTTGCCGAAGTCGGCGCGCCACAGCGGACTGACTAA
- a CDS encoding DUF2164 domain-containing protein, whose product MAIELSDEAREEAISSIQTYSVDKFEERFGNIAAGGLLDFFLEEIGPSIYNKAVSDVQERMQLRVMELDIDVNEEEFPYWPRRGHKKRRKSPGS is encoded by the coding sequence ATGGCTATTGAACTGTCCGACGAAGCGCGTGAGGAGGCTATTTCCTCGATCCAGACGTACTCGGTAGACAAATTTGAGGAGCGATTCGGCAACATTGCCGCCGGCGGACTCCTGGACTTTTTCCTGGAGGAGATTGGACCCAGCATTTACAACAAGGCCGTCTCCGACGTGCAGGAACGAATGCAACTGCGCGTTATGGAACTGGACATCGATGTCAATGAAGAGGAATTTCCGTACTGGCCCCGACGTGGCCACAAGAAAAGGCGCAAGTCGCCCGGATCGTAA